From Streptomyces sp. GSL17-111, one genomic window encodes:
- a CDS encoding AAA family ATPase → MSAPSAANARAALEAVRGEIAKAVVGQDAAVTGLVVALLCRGHVLLEGVPGVAKTLLVRTLAATLELDTKRVQFTPDLMPSDVTGSLVYDARTAEFSFQPGPVFTNLLLADEINRTPPKTQASLLEAMEERQVSVDGVPRPLPEPFLVAATQNPVEYEGTYPLPEAQLDRFLLKLNVPLPSREDEVSVLTRHADGFSPQDLDAAGVRPVAGRDELRAARDAVARTSVSPEIAGYIVDICRATRDSPSLSLGASPRGATALLSTARAWAWLTGRDYVIPDDVKALALPTLRHRLQLRPEAEMEGVTSDSVIHSILAHVPVPR, encoded by the coding sequence GTGAGCGCCCCCTCCGCAGCCAACGCCCGCGCGGCCCTCGAAGCCGTTCGCGGGGAGATCGCCAAAGCCGTCGTCGGCCAGGACGCCGCCGTGACCGGACTCGTGGTGGCCCTGCTCTGCCGCGGTCACGTACTGCTGGAAGGGGTCCCCGGCGTGGCCAAGACGCTCCTCGTCCGCACGCTGGCCGCAACGCTGGAACTGGACACCAAACGCGTGCAGTTCACCCCGGATCTGATGCCGAGCGACGTCACGGGTTCGCTCGTCTATGACGCCCGCACGGCCGAGTTCTCCTTCCAGCCGGGTCCGGTGTTCACGAACCTGCTGCTGGCCGACGAGATCAACCGCACACCGCCCAAGACCCAGGCGTCCCTCCTGGAAGCGATGGAGGAGCGGCAGGTCTCCGTCGACGGCGTCCCCCGCCCGCTCCCCGAGCCGTTCCTGGTGGCCGCCACGCAGAACCCGGTCGAGTACGAAGGCACCTACCCCCTCCCCGAAGCACAGTTGGACCGCTTCCTGCTCAAACTCAACGTGCCGCTGCCCTCCCGCGAGGACGAGGTCAGCGTGCTCACCCGCCACGCGGACGGCTTCAGCCCGCAGGACCTCGACGCCGCCGGCGTCCGGCCCGTCGCCGGGCGGGACGAACTGCGGGCCGCACGCGACGCCGTGGCTCGGACGTCGGTCTCCCCCGAGATCGCGGGCTACATCGTCGATATCTGCCGTGCCACGCGTGATTCCCCTTCCCTCAGCCTCGGCGCCTCCCCCCGGGGGGCCACCGCCCTGTTGTCCACGGCACGTGCGTGGGCCTGGCTCACCGGCCGCGACTACGTCATCCCCGACGATGTCAAAGCGCTCGCACTACCGACCCTCCGTCACCGCCTTCAACTCCGGCCGGAGGCCGAGATGGAGGGCGTGACCTCGGACAGCGTGATCCATTCGATCCTCGCCCACGTCCCCGTACCGCGCTGA
- a CDS encoding DUF4129 domain-containing protein yields the protein MLSAALTPRGDDDVPVTIGRDAAREAAERELSKPGYRADETGLAQRALEWVLERLDDLLGSALALTPGGWTGLVVIALVIVALFVALRLRLGALRTAAQGRTGSLFDATPRSAADHREAAERHAAAEAWGPAVQERMRALVRALEERALLDPRPGRTADEAAAEAGRALPSHAGPLHDAARAFDEVTYAHRPGTRTAYEELRALDLALAAARPRPAVAGPDGGSR from the coding sequence ATGCTGTCCGCTGCCCTCACCCCTCGGGGGGACGACGACGTTCCGGTCACCATCGGACGGGACGCCGCCCGGGAGGCCGCCGAACGGGAACTGTCCAAGCCCGGGTACCGGGCCGACGAAACGGGGCTCGCGCAGCGCGCGCTGGAATGGGTCCTGGAACGGCTGGACGACCTCCTGGGCTCCGCCCTCGCGCTGACGCCCGGTGGCTGGACGGGCCTGGTGGTCATCGCGCTCGTGATCGTGGCTCTGTTCGTCGCCCTGCGGCTGCGGCTGGGAGCCCTGCGGACCGCCGCGCAGGGCCGTACCGGCTCGCTCTTCGACGCAACGCCGCGCAGCGCCGCCGACCACCGCGAAGCAGCCGAGCGCCACGCGGCCGCCGAGGCGTGGGGCCCGGCCGTCCAGGAGCGCATGCGTGCGCTCGTCCGGGCCTTGGAGGAGCGTGCCCTCCTCGACCCCCGGCCCGGCCGCACGGCGGACGAGGCCGCCGCCGAAGCCGGCCGGGCTCTGCCGAGCCACGCCGGGCCCCTGCACGACGCCGCCCGTGCCTTCGACGAGGTGACCTACGCCCACCGGCCCGGAACGCGGACCGCATACGAGGAGCTGCGCGCCCTCGACCTTGCCCTCGCGGCGGCACGCCCCCGCCCGGCCGTCGCCGGACCGGACGGAGGGTCGCGATGA
- a CDS encoding DUF58 domain-containing protein — protein MALTGRSALVAALGTLVVGLLLPSWTGLLTVQFLLVLAIVYDLIRAAPVRTLRFTRSGDTSVRLGATATVRLAVINTSRRPLRARLRDAWPPSSWPPGTDVNASRHSLTVPPGERRHIFSLLTPTRRGDRDAVRVTVRSHGPLGLAARQGSHSVPWTVRVLPAFDSRKHLPAKLARLRELDGRTSVLTRGEGTEFDSLREYVPGDDTRSIDWRATARQSSVAVRTWRPERDRHILIVLDTGRTSAGRVGDVPRLDAAMDATLLLATLASRAGDRVAFLAHDRRVRARVRGRGLTDTLPALVNAMAPLEATLVESDARHMVSTVLREARHRSLVVLLTGLDPAPVEEGLLPALPALTQRHTVLVASVTDPRIEEMARARGTVDGVYQAAAAAQAQAERRRSADRLRRHGATVVDAPPADLAPALADAYLTLKATGRL, from the coding sequence ATGGCTCTCACCGGACGCTCAGCACTCGTCGCCGCCCTCGGCACGCTTGTCGTCGGCCTCTTGCTGCCGAGCTGGACCGGACTGCTCACCGTCCAGTTCCTGCTCGTACTCGCCATTGTCTACGACCTCATCCGGGCCGCACCAGTGCGAACGCTCCGGTTCACACGTTCCGGTGACACATCAGTTCGACTCGGCGCGACCGCCACGGTCCGGCTCGCCGTCATCAACACCTCCCGTCGCCCGCTGCGCGCGCGGCTCCGGGACGCCTGGCCGCCCAGCAGTTGGCCCCCGGGGACAGACGTCAACGCCTCACGCCACTCCTTGACCGTTCCGCCCGGCGAGCGCAGGCACATCTTCAGCCTTCTGACACCCACCCGTCGAGGCGACCGCGACGCGGTCCGCGTCACTGTCCGCTCCCACGGACCGCTGGGTCTGGCCGCCCGGCAGGGCAGTCACTCCGTGCCCTGGACCGTCCGGGTCCTGCCCGCCTTCGACAGCCGCAAGCACCTGCCCGCCAAGCTGGCCCGGCTGCGGGAACTGGACGGTCGCACCAGCGTTCTGACGCGCGGTGAGGGAACCGAGTTCGACAGTCTCCGGGAGTACGTCCCCGGGGACGACACCCGGTCCATCGACTGGCGGGCCACCGCGCGGCAGTCCTCCGTCGCCGTGCGCACCTGGCGGCCCGAGCGGGACCGGCACATCCTCATCGTGCTGGACACCGGCCGCACGTCCGCGGGCCGTGTCGGCGACGTTCCCCGGCTCGACGCCGCCATGGACGCGACACTGCTCCTCGCCACCCTCGCCTCCCGCGCCGGCGACCGCGTCGCGTTCCTGGCCCACGACCGCCGTGTGCGCGCACGCGTCCGGGGGCGCGGACTGACGGACACGTTGCCCGCCCTGGTGAACGCCATGGCCCCGCTGGAGGCGACGCTCGTGGAGTCCGACGCCCGGCACATGGTCTCCACGGTCCTGCGGGAAGCCCGGCACCGCTCCCTCGTCGTCCTGCTCACCGGCCTCGACCCGGCGCCCGTCGAGGAGGGGCTCCTGCCCGCCCTCCCCGCGCTGACGCAGCGCCACACCGTCCTGGTGGCCTCGGTGACCGACCCCCGGATCGAGGAGATGGCCAGGGCCCGCGGCACGGTGGACGGCGTCTACCAGGCAGCCGCCGCAGCACAGGCCCAGGCCGAACGCCGCCGGAGCGCCGACCGGCTACGACGCCACGGCGCCACCGTCGTCGACGCTCCACCCGCCGACCTGGCACCCGCCCTGGCGGACGCCTACCTGACGTTGAAGGCCACCGGCCGACTCTGA
- a CDS encoding DUF4350 domain-containing protein, producing MTSTTTAPRTVTTSLSPTARQVWKRTRGLLVATVILLVGALAIAVLRSGEQHGALDPRSADRQGTRAVAELLAQRGVDTTVVTTTAEATRSTAPDTTLLVARPDLLNGRQLDALRAATVPSDGRTVLLAPGAASVSALAPTVETVATDSPRTVAPQCSAPYARRAGEVDLGGLRYRTTDRDAGIDSCYPVDGAASLLRVPVGDGDTVITGSSDFLHNATLDEQGNASLALQILGSREHLVWYLPSPTDPAAEASGDESMADLLPPGWLWGALQLFLAAVFAALWRARRLGPLVPERLPVSVPAAETTEGRARLYRLADARDSAAAALRAATRDRVAPLLGLPAAEAHTPETLVPAIARHSGDLSSTHSLLFGPVPPDDAALVRLADELDDLERRITPSPATAPTDKDRTS from the coding sequence ATGACGTCCACCACCACGGCACCGCGGACCGTGACGACGTCGCTCTCCCCCACCGCACGCCAGGTCTGGAAGCGGACGCGCGGCCTGCTGGTCGCCACCGTGATCCTGCTCGTGGGCGCGCTCGCCATCGCCGTACTCCGTTCCGGGGAGCAGCACGGCGCCCTCGACCCCCGCTCGGCCGACCGCCAGGGCACCCGCGCCGTGGCGGAACTTCTGGCCCAGCGCGGCGTGGACACCACCGTCGTCACCACGACGGCGGAGGCGACGCGGTCCACGGCGCCCGACACCACGCTGCTCGTCGCCCGCCCCGACCTCCTGAACGGCCGTCAGCTCGACGCGCTGCGGGCGGCCACGGTGCCCAGCGACGGCCGGACCGTCCTGCTCGCACCGGGCGCGGCCTCCGTCAGCGCTCTCGCGCCGACGGTGGAGACCGTCGCCACCGACAGCCCGCGCACGGTCGCCCCGCAATGCTCGGCGCCCTACGCGCGGCGCGCGGGCGAGGTCGACCTGGGCGGCCTCCGTTACCGCACCACGGACCGGGACGCGGGGATCGACTCCTGCTACCCCGTGGACGGAGCGGCCTCCCTGCTGCGCGTGCCGGTCGGGGACGGCGACACCGTCATCACCGGCAGCAGCGACTTCCTGCACAACGCGACCCTCGACGAACAGGGCAACGCGTCCTTGGCGCTCCAAATCCTGGGCTCACGCGAACACCTCGTCTGGTACCTCCCTTCTCCGACCGATCCCGCCGCTGAGGCGTCCGGCGACGAGAGCATGGCCGACCTGCTCCCGCCCGGATGGTTGTGGGGAGCGCTCCAGCTCTTCCTGGCCGCCGTGTTCGCGGCGCTGTGGCGGGCCCGCCGCCTGGGGCCGCTCGTCCCGGAACGCCTTCCGGTCTCCGTGCCGGCCGCCGAGACGACGGAGGGCCGGGCCCGGCTCTACCGGCTGGCCGACGCGCGGGACAGCGCCGCCGCCGCCCTGCGGGCCGCCACCCGCGACCGCGTCGCTCCGTTGCTCGGTCTCCCCGCAGCCGAGGCCCACACGCCGGAAACCCTGGTACCCGCCATCGCCCGGCACAGCGGTGACCTCTCATCAACGCACTCCCTCCTCTTCGGACCGGTTCCGCCGGACGACGCCGCACTCGTGCGGCTGGCTGACGAGCTCGACGACCTGGAACGCCGCATCACCCCCTCTCCGGCCACCGCCCCGACAGACAAGGACCGCACCTCGTGA
- a CDS encoding glycerophosphoryl diester phosphodiesterase membrane domain-containing protein yields the protein MNDAPGWTSPGSSEPEPHGDKAQGAPAPGDGPQHGERPAQADRPAPTGWSAQQPPSAGPTGWDAPGSPPGAPHGPAGWGQGAGWGGPQQYGTPYAHVAKPGVIPLRPLGVGEILDGAVSTMRAHWRPVLGIALGIAVLVQLVTTVATGLWFSDMSAFLALEDDASPTAEEMADALGPLLGSEAVHGLMTVVGTVIATAMLTMIVSRAVLGRPVSIGEAWRDARPLLGKLLGLTLLVTLIVLGVLALCLLPGAVLAAGGSALAGSFFLLIGLLGGLVLMVWLWVRFSLSAPALMLERGTVVAALRRSGKLVRGSWWRIFGIQLLAALLVFVLSLIVSVPVGALASLVDGTPGGSLLGEVPATLTWPYLIVTAIGAVVTSTLTLPFSAGVTALLYIDARIRREALDLELARAAGVPGHTPQEPGPGTVAG from the coding sequence GTGAACGACGCTCCGGGCTGGACCTCGCCCGGGTCTTCCGAGCCAGAGCCACACGGCGACAAGGCCCAGGGCGCCCCCGCTCCGGGAGACGGCCCGCAGCACGGCGAGCGGCCCGCGCAGGCCGACCGCCCCGCACCCACCGGCTGGTCGGCGCAGCAGCCGCCCTCGGCCGGCCCGACCGGCTGGGACGCTCCCGGCAGCCCGCCCGGAGCGCCGCACGGACCGGCTGGCTGGGGCCAGGGGGCGGGCTGGGGCGGCCCGCAGCAGTACGGCACCCCGTACGCCCACGTCGCCAAGCCCGGCGTCATTCCGCTACGTCCGCTCGGCGTCGGGGAGATCCTCGACGGCGCCGTGTCCACCATGCGCGCCCACTGGCGCCCGGTGCTCGGCATCGCCCTGGGGATCGCCGTCCTCGTCCAACTGGTCACGACGGTCGCGACCGGGCTGTGGTTCAGCGACATGAGCGCGTTCCTGGCGCTGGAGGACGACGCCAGTCCGACGGCGGAGGAGATGGCCGACGCCCTCGGCCCGCTGCTGGGCAGCGAGGCCGTCCACGGGCTGATGACCGTCGTGGGCACCGTCATCGCCACGGCCATGCTGACCATGATCGTCAGCCGGGCGGTCCTCGGACGTCCGGTCTCCATCGGGGAGGCCTGGCGCGACGCCCGTCCGCTGCTGGGGAAGCTGCTCGGGCTCACCCTGCTCGTGACGCTGATCGTCCTCGGCGTGCTGGCCCTGTGCCTCCTGCCCGGCGCGGTGCTGGCGGCCGGCGGCTCGGCTCTGGCCGGAAGCTTCTTCCTGCTGATCGGCCTGCTGGGCGGCCTCGTCCTCATGGTGTGGCTGTGGGTCCGGTTCAGTCTCTCCGCACCGGCGCTGATGCTGGAACGCGGTACGGTCGTCGCGGCGCTGCGGCGTTCCGGAAAGCTGGTGCGCGGCTCCTGGTGGCGGATCTTCGGCATCCAGCTTCTGGCCGCGCTGCTCGTGTTCGTGCTGAGCCTGATCGTCTCCGTTCCGGTCGGCGCGCTCGCCTCCCTCGTGGACGGCACCCCCGGCGGCAGCCTGCTCGGCGAGGTCCCGGCCACGCTCACCTGGCCCTACCTGATCGTCACGGCCATCGGTGCGGTCGTGACGTCGACGCTGACGCTTCCCTTCAGCGCCGGGGTCACCGCCCTCCTCTACATCGACGCCCGCATCCGGCGGGAGGCTCTCGACCTGGAGCTGGCCCGGGCCGCCGGCGTGCCCGGCCACACGCCGCAGGAGCCCGGCCCCGGCACCGTCGCGGGCTGA